TTTATACTTGCATTTATCATTTTGACAATACAACCATCGGATAATTTGATccaatatgaaaaaatagatgatattaattttttatttgaatcttttaaaaattcttcttcatctataaaaatattatttataatcttaaatataattaactGTATAAAATTATCAGAATATCTTAAAGAATTAAGCATTaaggaatataaaattattctttcttttaaaaCTCTTCTAACAGTTTCTTCAACTTGTTTATgttttaaaagaataaagatatgaatataaatatatggtaATAAGCATTGTATATTGCAAtcatataacatattatcattacatattatatcattgttcttattattattattactaatattatcttttattatatattgttcatttccattattattagagttatcattttgtattaataaatttttcattcttttaaattctttaaataaaagATTACACAAAAAACTTAAAGAATCATAATCAACATATTCTTTTATGATTCTATATATTGcatcattatcataattaataaatttttctttaaatatttttaaatttactttatttattttattatattctaaaatataatttaaatctATCTGAAATATTTTAGAACCATTTAACATTAATTCTAATATAATCGAATCAACATTGTTATAACCTATTGGacatgttattttattaattatacgataaaaattaaattcaaaaatttctttttttattatatttgtaatattatcatctttcttattcatattagatgatattttttcttgtaattttttctgcaataaataatatatcataatacatttttgacaattacttatattatcgataattacattttttatcttctttattttttcagagtattttaatttaatgtTTTTTAAATAGGATTCTAATTCTTCTAAtgattctttctttttttcaacacctttttcatttttatcatctatatttcttttacAAGTTTTAATATTCTCATTATTATCttgtgataataatacaaaacgTAGAAACTCTGAATTATCAACAAATaagtttaaataaaaaaaacttaCAATGTCAGAATACGTGTGATGACATATTATATGATTAGTATCTCCAATATTTTTTAGTCTCTCCAAAAATTTACTTACACATTCTTCATAGAATTCTTCCACATTTCTATTTATAATAGaagtttttaatttttcatatatatccaCATCTTCATTAGGTGATACGTTTTCTTGcaatttattattcatttaataagAGAAACACATACGtatcaaaatatatgtgtatataaaattatatatatgtatattatatgtatatatgtagttATTgtctaaaatatatacatatatataaatatatatatatatatatttatgtgccCTTATTAATCTTAtcagtattatatattagttggatattttttttcatatattacttttttttcagGCACCTATTAAAATACTCTTTatcataaataattataaaataggtcctttataaaaaaaaaaaaaaaaaaatacaacacttatgttattatataaatcaaaataatataaaataaaattaaaataattaagcgtataagattattattaatatatatatgtatgtatatactACTTGTTTTTTAtaggtataaaaaaaattaaaaaaaacaaaataatattaaaattatatcaaatcaaatgaaataaattaattttttttttttgtttttttaaattttaatatattattatattaatacatttttgtATCAATAagtttttttcatatttcattttctttttttctatatattataaaaaatgaaactaaaaatatataataataaattacatggacaaatattattattattattattatatatataatttttccagttgtattaattttttaaatatttaggataaatttattgaaatacttacaaaaaaaaaaaaaaaaaaaaaaaaaaaatattaatacaattatattatcaaatatagCTCAAAGACATATTaatctaaatatataaaaaagtaatcatatgatattattacaaaaaaataaaaatgtttatatatacatatatatatttatatattgatttcatattatagatatgaagttatatttatttatatattatagatatcataacaaatatattaatataaaaatttttaaattattcacatatacatatatatatttatttatttatatatattcatttgcaGTCTTATCCTTTGGCATCATCTAatttattgaaaatataaaaaaagttatGCGTAGCCTTTATAATATCTTAGaagttaaatatatacaattaaaaaaaaatataactaaaaccttatatatttcagcacttatatattttagatatatatttatattatcctctttaaaatatattaatcacATCTGATAAGATTTTATAAagcataaaaaataaatataaaataaaatatatatatatatatatatatacatatttttaataaaggaattctttttttttactgtGAAATATCGTGAGGCCTttctcttttctttttttttttttttttcgttaaTACATTAAGAAATACTTGATTCTTAggttaaataatatatatacatatatttttatatttacaaaatataaaaacaaattttattatatataacaaaatgcATATGCTATATTTTGTGAACACATAACTTTTTAAATCGAAGAAATTAAAGATCtattgattatatataactgaaaatttttctatatatattatttttccttATGTGTCGTTTATAATAAggttaattattttttattatattatataataaatataataatatatattattataaagttCATATACACATATCAAACATTTACTTTTTCGcctttacaaaaaaatataagtaaaaTATCTATAATAATTGTGTATTAATTTATgattagaaaaaataaatatttatttgtttttctatCTTACATgccataaaatattaatatatatatatatatatatatatatatatatatatagaaaaatatatatattgaaaaataaatatattgaaacCTCATTCCAacatctttttatttttatcattttaacATTAATAAGTAAAACATATGGTTGTGTTATATGACAATATAAAATTCGGccaatacataaaaaaaaatacatatataaatatatatatatatatatatatatatatatatatatacatatataaattcagAATTAAAAATgcttaattatataaaaaatttaatatttgaaattatgaaaattgaaaaatcttcatattaataaaaacaaattttacaataaaaaataaataaataaaaatatatatatatatataatataatatattacttaatattttttttttttttctggcACCTAGTTAACCtctatagatatatttaaattttctgATATGTAATCCAAGCCCACTAAGCAACTCTCAGCAACAACTACACATTTATcctttgaatattttttcaagGTGTCTATAATTTGTtcttgtattattttatattcatcagAATTTAAATTAAGACTTCCTAAAGAACCTAAAGCTAAGGCAACTTCATGTCTTACCATTTCATGCTcactaatattttttaatgatgataataaatattttaaagaatttaAATGTAAGACTTGACCTAATACAAAAGCTAATTCATGTCTAAAAATTGCAGAtgatttatcatttattagGGCTTCACCTAGTGCATTCAATGATATATCTGTTTCCATATctcttaataaaaataaagcttcatatctattttttaaagctaattctttattatttaaatctcttattaaatcataaacattttttttattattactatctgATATACAAACTACTGGATCTATAgtattgaattttttttttgaattcaaatatatatcattagtATCATCATCTGGAATATAACTATtgctattaatattattattatatgtattatcatttagcatattatttttatatggttttattttattaatacacGAACAagttgtatatttatttttttctatcaaAGAACTTAAAGCTAATTCACATGTTTCTCTTACTTctacatttatatcattcaaatgtttttttattataggGATATTAGATTCACTACCAATAGCAGCCAAACCTTCTGCAGCTTCGTGTCTAAccattatattttcattttcatcatttaataaattaattaatatattattacatttttcatTACTTATTTGTCCTATTACATAAGCTATTTCATGTCTTAATAAAATACTATCGTTATTTTTTAAAGCAAAAGtaagtatatttattacttCATCGATATCATCCTTATAAACTTCTCTGCATTCATATAAAGCTCTCATttgtttttctatataatcaTTCTTTATGTTAACtaaatatttcaaaatgAACTCTTTGTTCGTACTctcttcatattttataattctcactttattattattactaccaCCTGTTACACTATCACAAttgatataattattatttataatatttatgtcatttattttatttatgttgtGGTTATTCTCTCCCATTTCAAAATgacttttatattatataaaaatatgaaaaaaaaaaaaaaaaaaaattaacctctttatatttacaatCACTTTAAGAGAATAGAAACAAACAAGagtcatataataataatttttaaaatatatatatttataatatgtacataaatatataaataaataaatatatatatatatatatatatatatatataatattcaaaacaaaaaaaataagaacattgcatacattttaatatatatatatattattatatatactattcCATATTTTACAATTTTCAACCTctcctttttatattattataaaaagaaataaagaaaaaaaaaaaaatttatttaaatattgaaaattattaaaaagtataatattgaataataatttataaatatttaaagtaattttttaattcttaaaaaattataatatatatatatatgcatattacatatatatatatacatatatatatatattatatatatatatattctttgcagtattattatatatattttatttatatatatgtgctcttttataatacaacactataataatttatttataagataCTGTTGTTTCACatgataaaaaatgttttatatttcttatattaaataatataattattcaaaaaaaaataaaatattataataatatatttttcatatatgtttttttttttttttttttttttttttttttttttttgttttttttccttatcgCAGCACTTTAAATTTCTTTGatccttttaatatttatagaaaatttaaatcttctatatatgagaataaaacaatatttaaataatatataacaataaatatatataaaacattatatatatatttatatgtatatttatttattttattatttacccCCAAGAAACCATGCTTTTCTAGTAaactttcttttttctttatataaataaagcaataattataacatcgatatattacatacatatataatttatttaagaTGACAAAAGGAAATACAATATTGATAGATCATATTAATACGACTATtataaaagatgaagaagaaaaaaaagaaatgattCCAGGAGATGACTGTTCAAATTCATCAACACCACTCTATTTTAATGATGAACCCAACAAGTTAagtaataaagaaaaaaagaaattagaatatcaaaaaagaatacaaaagaaaaaagagaaaCAACTCAAAAAAGTTCAAAAACTAATTACAAAAACGCAATCAGGGTCGTTAAGTTATTTGAAGAATAATATTGTTAGTTCGTctgtatttaataaattaatagatgaaaaaaagaaagaggGAAAAAATAATGACGCAAATAGGAAcagtgataatataaatgacacaaatgatatatataataataataataataaaaagaacaaaaaaaataaaattaaaaataataatgtgaataatatgaatatacaaGAATATTCTTCCGAATCATCacttgaagaaaataaagggAAAAATGATTTGTACTCTcatttagaaaatatatcaaaaaaaaaactgatcaaaaaattaaaaaataaaaataaacatgccaaggaaattgaaaaaaaaaagctattcaaaaaaatacaagaactcaaattaaataatacagaacaaaaaaatttaatgataccttttgatataaaaaatatatcgaaaaataatgaacatTTAGACAAACTTCTAAAAACATACGAAGAATTAAATATTGAATTACcacattatttaaaaataattaaaacgAAGATAGAGAAAAAAAGGAAACGATATCTTGACAAAATTGAATATCtaaaggaagaaaaaaatgtacaagaaaaagaaaatattataagtgAAGAAGAACAatgtgatataaaaaaaaaaaataaaattaatagttTTAAAGAACAATcacaaaattatatagaaacaaataatatcaatGAAACGTATAGTGATCAAAAtactaatattttaaaatctgAATCCAGTGATGAGgactataaaaaaatgaacccACACAATAATTACCATGACAGTGATATGGATGATGAAAGTATTTCTTCATATCATAACAGTGCAgaggaaaaagaaaaggatttaaataaaaatataaataacaacaacaataataataataataatacatgtaATGGTGATAAAAGAAAAGTGTGCTATAAAAATGTACAGGTGAACCGAAAAGAACATATTGATAAAGTTAGGTTATCTCTTCCAGTATTAGATTATGAACAAGAAATTATAGAAGCTGTCTTAAATTATGATGTAGTTTTTATTAACGGAGAAACTGGATGTGGTAAATCAACACAAGTACctcaatttttatatgaatatggTTTTACctcaaataattattttattggtATCACTCAACCAAGAAAAATAGCTGTCAAAAGTATTTGTAATAGATTAAATGTTGAACTAAATGAAGAAATTTGTGGTTATCAAATTCGATTTGAAAAATcgtattttttaaaacagaGTAAAATGAAGGTTATGACAGAAGGTATTTTATTGAAAGAAATTATGAGTGATTTTATTCTATCAAAATATAGTGTTATCATTCTAGATGAAGCACATGAAAGAAGTATAAATATGGATATTATTTTAGGAATTTTATCAATAATTTGTAAAATTAGAAAcgataattatcataatttcaAATCAGATATTATACCtatcaaaattataataatgtctGCAactattaatgataataatctttttaaaaataaaatcttCCAAAATTATACTACTGTAAATATTCCAACTCAAAAAATACCAGTTGTAGATCACTTCCTTTCTTATACACCTAAAGATTATGTTGAAGAggcaaaaagaaaaattattcaaataCATAAAAAGCTTCCACAGGGTAGTATATTAGTTTTCTTAACAAGCcaagaagaaatatatcgtttatataatatgctatcaaatttaaaaataacaacTTTGAAGTGTGAGGAACAaggagaaaataaaattatggaTGAAGTTAATTTTGATGTATTTGATTTAAGTGAAGGAGAGCAAAATAAGGATGAAAAGGTAAGTTTGTTTTTTAGAGAAactgatgaaaataaagagaAGAAAATTTTGTTCGACGTATCAGAGGAAGAGGATAATGTGGacagtgataataataataataataatagtgatgatgataataataataatagtgatgatgataataataacaatagtgatgatgataacaataacaatagtgatgatgataacaatagtgatgatgataacaatagtgatgataaaaataatagtgatgataataacaaTAGTGATGATCATAACAATAGTgatgatcataataatagtgatggtaataaaaaaaaaaatattattataaatacaaacaaattaaataataataccaaAAAAAACTCAAGCATTTGGAAAGGAAGTGATGGCTCAGGTACtctaaaaatttttaaattgtaTTCTAATTTGCCAATGAAAGAACAAATGAAATTATTTCATAACCCTAAAGATAATGAAcgtatatgtattttaagTACTAATATTGCTGAGACATCACTTACACTACCAAATATACGTTATGTTATAGACTGTggtaaagaaaaaagaaaaatatattcaaatttaaatgattattcatattatataattgatAATATTAGTAAATGCTCAGCTATACAAAGAAAAGGTAGAGCTGGTcgaattttatatttattaaaaaaaaataaaaagaataaaaaaaaaatggaaaatgaaaaaggacatgtttataaattatattcatctaattattataattatttttttaaaaatgataatgattatccaatattaaattatcctctcgattctttaattttatatttattaagttttaatataaaaaatgttgaaaatttcccttttattaataaaccTGATAAATCTAAATTTATTGAAGCAAAAAAAAGATTACTATATCTTAATTGtattcattttgtatataaagatattCAATTCCTTTTTAAACACATAGATCCAAAAAAATGCCTAAAAAATAGTATACAATTTCATATAAACAAATTTAATcctcataataaaaaagatggaATAACATTGACAGGaagttttatattatcattaccaATAAGTACAAGATATGCTAAAATATTTACAGATGTTTGCTTAAAATCATTAGCTATGAAACAAATACATACCATACCTCTAGCAGCATTATTAGTTTCTTCTTTATACCTCGAATCCATCTTTTCTTATGATTATAAacttaaaatgaaatatatgaaaaaaaaaacaaataataataataataatttaacaCTTCATCATCATAAAGAACAAgaagagagaaaaaaaaaaaatcagaaCAATTTGATAAACTTATTTTTagtaaacaaaaaaaatgaaaaagacaCATTCACAAACAGTGATGAtcatgatgatgatgatacaTTGTCAAGttctaataatgatatatctgatgataattttataaataacatCAATATTGATGAACTAGAAAATTTTAAAGAACAGTTTGATAATgatatacttttttatttaaatatttgtacaaaattttatttttcaaaagaCAGAAATACAACATGTCAAATTATGCAtcttgataaaaaaaaaatgaatgaattgttaaaattatcaaatcatttattaaaaatcataaattataaattaaatataaatatatctttagATATGTTAGAACAAAATATTTCTGATAtctcaaaaaatattattcattatgCAGTTATACAAGGATTCATAGATCATCTAGCTATTCGTTCAGATCTGGTTCATAATGAATATGCAAGAAATCAAAATAttagttataataataaaaaggcaTATATAActcaaaatatgaatatacctatatatataaattcaacctctgtattatataacaacaggtaaaaaattaaaaaaaaaataaaaaataataaatttcatatattttttgtaagcacacatatataaacatatgattatatatataaacatatgattatacatacatatatatatatatatatatatatatatatatatatatatatttatatttatttattttcacaTATATGTACACTTTTATTCCCCTTTAGACCTTATCCAAAATACATTCTTTACAACTACATCACAAAAAACAGAAACTCCTATGTTATGTTTGACTGTTTAAAAATCAATGATTCAGAATTAGCAAGTATTACTAatgtttgtatttttataaatgaatatgaaaGAATCCCACCAGcaaaatatgataaagataatgataaaattattgtttatataaaaccATTATATCTACCTTCTTCTCATTACTTATCTATAACAgataaagaattaaatgaaaaagattttcttttttataattattttgcattatttatattagatGGATctatgtttttaaaaatgacaAAATTTCAAATATTCTATTCACATACGACCtatgatataattaattctgcgcaagaaaatattaaaaggtTTATCGAAGCCTTAAGAAATGcccaaataaataataggtactatcaaaaaaaaatatatatgtaaaaatatataaatatataaatatatatatatatatattattcctttcatgttttgttattttatttttccttttagaACTTCCTTAATAACTAAATGGAAGGAGGATAGAGACTTTCTCAAAGACGAATTTTTATCCTtgattgaaaaaaaatttaataaaaatcaaaatgacttttttaataataattggcCACCCGTGGATTAATATTACATGTCTATGTGTGCATGTAATTATATTAGTTCAATAATTTATTCATCgtccaattttttttttgttaatatatatatatagatatataaatgtatatatttttgttcctCAAAGTgcatacatttttataatatatcaagaCACAttgattatttaaaaaaatatatttttctaaataaaaaccattaaataaatatattctctttgcatataatatttaagatatatatttattaccttttaattttttatgatagaaattttaatttatatattttttttctaatttttgtttttcaagGTTActcttataaaataaaaaaaaaaaaaaaaaaaaaaaaaaaaataaagataataataaataaataaatgaatatagatatataaaaataaataaatatatataaataaatatatataaataaatatataaatatatatatatatattttttaaaagataaagaGCTCTAAATTATGAATGAATTTCATGcctataattttaaaaataaaaaattttaaaaagaaatttatttatcatttGTTGGTGGTAAAGAGAAAACGGCATCTCTCCTGGTAATCTTTTTATAAACAGCAGCAAAACTAATAAGTTTCTCTTCTATGTTATCTCTTTGTCTTTCTTTAGAATCTaacataattttaaaaactcTCTTTCCGTCTGCTTTCATGCTTAttctacaaaaaataaaaaaaaaataaaaataataaaaacatatatatatatacatatacatatatttttcatatatattaaaaagataatataattacaaaTTGTTATATTGATAcgcatataattataataatacatgaaaaaataaatatatatattcctatGAATGCATATTAACATATgctgtattatttattttacttatTTATTACCTTTTTCCA
This region of Plasmodium sp. gorilla clade G2 genome assembly, chromosome: 13 genomic DNA includes:
- a CDS encoding deoxyhypusine hydroxylase, with translation MGENNHNINKINDINIINNNYINCDSVTGGSNNNKVRIIKYEESTNKEFILKYLVNIKNDYIEKQMRALYECREVYKDDIDEVINILTFALKNNDSILLRHEIAYVIGQISNEKCNNILINLLNDENENIMVRHEAAEGLAAIGSESNIPIIKKHLNDINVEVRETCELALSSLIEKNKYTTCSCINKIKPYKNNMLNDNTYNNNINSNSYIPDDDTNDIYLNSKKKFNTIDPVVCISDSNNKKNVYDLIRDLNNKELALKNRYEALFLLRDMETDISLNALGEALINDKSSAIFRHELAFVLGQVLHLNSLKYLLSSLKNISEHEMVRHEVALALGSLGSLNLNSDEYKIIQEQIIDTLKKYSKDKCVVVAESCLVGLDYISENLNISIEVN
- a CDS encoding DEAD/DEAH box ATP-dependent RNA helicase, putative, giving the protein MTKGNTILIDHINTTIIKDEEEKKEMIPGDDCSNSSTPLYFNDEPNKLSNKEKKKLEYQKRIQKKKEKQLKKVQKLITKTQSGSLSYLKNNIVSSSVFNKLIDEKKKEGKNNDANRNSDNINDTNDIYNNNNNKKNKKNKIKNNNVNNMNIQEYSSESSLEENKGKNDLYSHLENISKKKLIKKLKNKNKHAKEIEKKKLFKKIQELKLNNTEQKNLMIPFDIKNISKNNEHLDKLLKTYEELNIELPHYLKIIKTKIEKKRKRYLDKIEYLKEEKNVQEKENIISEEEQCDIKKKNKINSFKEQSQNYIETNNINETYSDQNTNILKSESSDEDYKKMNPHNNYHDSDMDDESISSYHNSAEEKEKDLNKNINNNNNNNNNNTCNGDKRKVCYKNVQVNRKEHIDKVRLSLPVLDYEQEIIEAVLNYDVVFINGETGCGKSTQVPQFLYEYGFTSNNYFIGITQPRKIAVKSICNRLNVELNEEICGYQIRFEKSYFLKQSKMKVMTEGILLKEIMSDFILSKYSVIILDEAHERSINMDIILGILSIICKIRNDNYHNFKSDIIPIKIIIMSATINDNNLFKNKIFQNYTTVNIPTQKIPVVDHFLSYTPKDYVEEAKRKIIQIHKKLPQGSILVFLTSQEEIYRLYNMLSNLKITTLKCEEQGENKIMDEVNFDVFDLSEGEQNKDEKVSLFFRETDENKEKKILFDVSEEEDNVDSDNNNNNNSDDDNNNNSDDDNNNNSDDDNNNNSDDDNNSDDDNNSDDKNNSDDNNNSDDHNNSDDHNNSDGNKKKNIIINTNKLNNNTKKNSSIWKGSDGSGTLKIFKLYSNLPMKEQMKLFHNPKDNERICILSTNIAETSLTLPNIRYVIDCGKEKRKIYSNLNDYSYYIIDNISKCSAIQRKGRAGRILYLLKKNKKNKKKMENEKGHVYKLYSSNYYNYFFKNDNDYPILNYPLDSLILYLLSFNIKNVENFPFINKPDKSKFIEAKKRLLYLNCIHFVYKDIQFLFKHIDPKKCLKNSIQFHINKFNPHNKKDGITLTGSFILSLPISTRYAKIFTDVCLKSLAMKQIHTIPLAALLVSSLYLESIFSYDYKLKMKYMKKKTNNNNNNLTLHHHKEQEERKKKNQNNLINLFLVNKKNEKDTFTNSDDHDDDDTLSSSNNDISDDNFINNINIDELENFKEQFDNDILFYLNICTKFYFSKDRNTTCQIMHLDKKKMNELLKLSNHLLKIINYKLNINISLDMLEQNISDISKNIIHYAVIQGFIDHLAIRSDLVHNEYARNQNISYNNKKAYITQNMNIPIYINSTSVLYNNRPYPKYILYNYITKNRNSYVMFDCLKINDSELASITNVCIFINEYERIPPAKYDKDNDKIIVYIKPLYLPSSHYLSITDKELNEKDFLFYNYFALFILDGSMFLKMTKFQIFYSHTTYDIINSAQENIKRFIEALRNAQINNRTSLITKWKEDRDFLKDEFLSLIEKKFNKNQNDFFNNNWPPVD